One Terriglobales bacterium DNA segment encodes these proteins:
- a CDS encoding acetyl ornithine aminotransferase family protein, with protein MTTKTLNPAGPQIKTALPGPNAKRILEGDAKYLSPSYTRSYPLVAKRGRGTVIEDVDGNEFLDFSAGIAVVSTGHCHPEVVAAIQKQAADLIHMSGTDFYYENMVTLAERLSQIAPMRGPHRVYYGNSGTEAVEAAIKLARYHTRRQHIVAFFGAFHGRTMGSLALTSSKPQQRRRFAPLMPGVTHVPYPNLYRRPAGTDAAEYARDCARFIEQKLFKTILPPEEVAAIFVEPIQGEGGYVVAPTEFLQELRRICDEHGILLVADEVQSGCGRTGKWWAIQHAGVEPDIVCSAKGIASGMPLGVTLTRAEIMDWVPGSHASTFGGNPVCIAAALATLDIIEREAMKNAAEVGKHILDRISEWPKKHPMVGDVRGRGLMIGVEIVADQKTKAAAQKQRDRIVELAFDRGLLFLGAGETALRIAPPLVVTRDQADAAMDVLEESIAIVEKEAGK; from the coding sequence ATGACTACCAAGACACTGAATCCCGCCGGACCCCAGATCAAGACCGCCCTTCCCGGCCCCAATGCCAAGCGCATTCTGGAGGGCGATGCGAAGTATCTCTCTCCGTCCTACACCCGTTCGTACCCGCTGGTGGCCAAGCGTGGCCGCGGCACCGTGATCGAGGACGTGGACGGCAACGAGTTCCTGGACTTCTCGGCGGGCATCGCCGTGGTTTCCACCGGACACTGCCACCCGGAGGTTGTGGCGGCCATTCAGAAGCAGGCGGCCGACCTGATTCACATGTCGGGCACCGACTTCTATTACGAGAACATGGTCACGCTGGCGGAGCGGCTTTCGCAGATCGCGCCCATGCGCGGCCCGCACCGCGTGTACTACGGCAACTCGGGAACGGAAGCGGTGGAGGCCGCCATCAAGCTGGCGCGCTATCACACCAGGCGCCAGCACATCGTCGCCTTCTTCGGCGCCTTCCACGGACGCACCATGGGATCGCTGGCGCTGACTTCGTCGAAGCCGCAGCAGCGGCGGCGGTTCGCTCCGCTGATGCCGGGTGTGACCCATGTGCCGTATCCCAACCTCTACCGGCGGCCGGCGGGGACCGACGCGGCGGAGTACGCGCGTGATTGCGCCCGCTTCATCGAACAGAAACTGTTCAAGACCATACTGCCTCCCGAGGAAGTGGCGGCCATCTTCGTCGAGCCTATCCAGGGTGAGGGCGGGTACGTGGTGGCGCCCACCGAGTTTTTGCAGGAGCTGCGGCGCATCTGCGATGAGCACGGCATCCTGCTGGTGGCAGACGAAGTGCAGTCCGGCTGTGGCCGCACCGGCAAGTGGTGGGCCATCCAGCATGCCGGCGTCGAGCCGGATATCGTCTGCAGCGCCAAGGGGATCGCCAGCGGCATGCCGCTGGGCGTGACGCTGACCCGCGCGGAAATCATGGACTGGGTACCGGGCTCGCACGCCTCCACCTTCGGCGGCAACCCGGTGTGCATTGCGGCCGCGCTGGCCACGCTCGACATCATCGAGCGCGAAGCCATGAAGAACGCGGCCGAGGTCGGCAAGCACATCCTCGACCGCATCTCCGAATGGCCGAAGAAGCACCCTATGGTGGGCGACGTGCGCGGGCGTGGATTGATGATCGGCGTGGAGATCGTCGCCGATCAGAAGACCAAGGCCGCGGCGCAGAAACAGCGCGATCGCATCGTGGAGCTGGCCTTCGACCGAGGTCTGTTGTTCTTGGGCGCCGGCGAAACCGCGCTGCGCATCGCCCCACCGCTGGTGGTCACTCGCGACCAAGCCGACGCGGCGATGGACGTGCTCGAGGAGTCGATCGCGATCGTCGAGAAAGAAGCGGGGAAGTAG